In a single window of the Thermofilum uzonense genome:
- a CDS encoding ATPase, T2SS/T4P/T4SS family produces the protein MPLTRIKISKKREPRGGPESQPTEKKPSRFKLGLQVLRPPRGKLSSGEPQIHEPIQGEALRVKSGYIVFGNGVVRVFPTVEGPWGPLQPLIDYPGTQEVFIREDNGEVHVTAGIGGRRYVVEHQGLNVEALAQRIAIVSGIPLSEKNPQDSGDFHGWRVNISLPQLSGGWQISAARIVVKTEPFKAEPLLLARLVTLAASPSSIVFVGPPGSGKTTALIGVLSTIVKLWPSLRVSIVEEEPEVATRVYGPSIVKYFSFGGRTVTDNIRATRRYDRPDLLVVGELRGEEVPSWFEAAGSGIPVLTTAHSTGLVDAVKRLDTLIQASGLKASVLDAVRVWAVCGKTISSEGGIQRGVQAVYVLTEEGFTPIFKGRYLPEEEFLSLLPPELQLGLGESNEAETVYSRVKEALDAKGKDYIFQKFEAIPLGVDTGDF, from the coding sequence ATGCCGCTGACCAGGATAAAAATATCTAAAAAGCGTGAGCCACGAGGAGGGCCGGAAAGTCAGCCTACTGAGAAGAAGCCCTCAAGGTTCAAGCTGGGCCTTCAGGTTCTCAGACCCCCCAGGGGCAAGCTTAGCAGCGGGGAGCCACAGATACACGAGCCCATCCAGGGAGAGGCGTTGAGGGTTAAGAGTGGCTATATTGTATTTGGGAATGGTGTTGTAAGAGTATTTCCTACGGTTGAGGGGCCCTGGGGGCCCTTGCAGCCGCTCATCGACTACCCGGGCACCCAAGAGGTGTTTATCAGGGAGGATAACGGCGAAGTACACGTCACGGCCGGGATAGGTGGCAGACGATATGTTGTTGAGCACCAGGGGTTGAACGTCGAGGCCTTAGCACAGCGTATAGCCATCGTGAGCGGGATACCGCTTAGCGAGAAGAACCCACAGGACTCGGGCGACTTTCACGGCTGGAGGGTAAACATCTCTCTGCCACAATTATCAGGGGGCTGGCAGATCAGCGCAGCGAGGATAGTAGTCAAGACGGAGCCCTTCAAAGCGGAGCCCCTGCTGCTGGCGCGCCTTGTGACCCTCGCGGCGTCGCCGTCCAGCATAGTCTTCGTGGGCCCGCCGGGCAGCGGCAAGACCACCGCGCTCATCGGGGTCCTCAGCACAATCGTGAAGCTGTGGCCCTCTTTAAGGGTATCTATCGTCGAGGAGGAGCCGGAGGTGGCGACGCGGGTCTACGGCCCCAGCATCGTCAAGTACTTCAGCTTCGGCGGCAGGACGGTGACGGACAACATACGTGCAACGCGCAGGTACGACAGGCCCGACCTGCTCGTGGTGGGCGAGCTGAGGGGTGAGGAGGTGCCCTCCTGGTTTGAAGCTGCGGGCAGCGGGATCCCCGTCTTGACTACGGCGCACAGCACCGGGCTGGTGGACGCGGTCAAGAGGCTAGACACGCTTATTCAGGCTTCAGGCCTGAAGGCGAGCGTATTGGACGCGGTGAGGGTATGGGCGGTATGCGGCAAGACTATAAGCAGCGAGGGGGGGATTCAGCGGGGCGTACAAGCTGTCTACGTGCTGACAGAGGAGGGCTTCACGCCAATCTTCAAGGGGAGATACCTGCCCGAGGAGGAGTTCCTGAGCCTCCTGCCGCCCGAGCTCCAGCTGGGGCTTGGAGAATCAAATGAGGCTGAGACGGTATACAGTAGGGTGAAGGAGGCCTTGGACGCCAAAGGGAAGGATTACATATTCCAGAAGTTTGAGGCTATACCTCTCGGGGTGGATACAGGTGACTTTTAG
- a CDS encoding ParA family protein — protein MIVVTFSGSKGGVGKTTLAIALSIVLSPSLLVDASSEGGATSYLLGDAPPPYLSQDPAGSLRRVELFDGVPLFMAVNRGAIDPGRVAEFVRGLNEFDIIIIDLPALTDIETMRRYLPLFYIADTILSVVEPTQPSILTGLKRFGEKRVVVALNVPRPLPGVAVDTYRRIVESFARRHGYGFVLVPYEPAITRLSPATVNVLNYTSPSFDKAIASLARLIKNK, from the coding sequence ATGATTGTTGTAACCTTCAGCGGAAGCAAGGGAGGAGTCGGCAAGACGACTTTAGCCATAGCTTTATCAATAGTATTGTCGCCGAGCCTGCTAGTAGATGCTAGTAGCGAGGGCGGCGCAACCTCCTACTTGCTAGGGGATGCCCCGCCACCCTACCTTAGCCAGGATCCAGCCGGAAGCCTCAGGAGAGTTGAGCTTTTCGACGGAGTGCCACTGTTCATGGCTGTGAACCGCGGTGCAATAGACCCTGGTCGAGTAGCCGAGTTTGTGCGTGGACTTAACGAATTCGACATAATCATAATTGATTTGCCCGCCCTCACGGATATCGAAACCATGAGGAGGTACTTGCCGCTTTTCTACATTGCAGACACGATTCTAAGCGTAGTAGAGCCGACACAGCCCTCGATACTCACGGGCTTGAAGCGCTTCGGCGAGAAACGGGTGGTAGTGGCTCTAAACGTGCCTAGGCCGCTGCCAGGCGTAGCCGTTGACACGTATAGGAGGATAGTTGAGAGTTTCGCGAGGAGGCACGGCTATGGTTTCGTGCTCGTGCCCTACGAGCCCGCGATAACGAGGCTAAGCCCAGCCACAGTCAACGTCTTAAACTACACCTCCCCGAGCTTTGACAAGGCAATAGCATCGCTTGCAAGGCTCATAAAGAATAAATAA